One segment of Salvia splendens isolate huo1 chromosome 20, SspV2, whole genome shotgun sequence DNA contains the following:
- the LOC121780798 gene encoding uncharacterized protein LOC121780798 → MSQVQFNFDSLNEFHDSVNELLSLPDMKLAVSDRRQEKLADDVSEASLKMADSCAAAKDLILLAKDHLQSLQAAFRRIASAADHAAGSIATHRLPRKHLKKAILKRLDSLKGMERGTFSSSASAAAEEEKENQQSLTAVVRLLAEVRATTTAMVRSLMTLIAIPHPGRKAESGRRDPIFRIKLTRVDSLSVWEKGDVSDVRTMMKRLEEVEVVVDDMAAELDDMFRRLIRTRASLLNIITA, encoded by the coding sequence atgtcacAAGTCCAATTCAATTTCGACTCATTGAACGAATTCCACGACTCAGTAAACGAGTTACTGAGTCTGCCGGACATGAAGCTGGCCGTGAGCGACCGGCGGCAGGAGAAGCTGGCCGACGACGTCTCGGAGGCGTCGCTGAAAATGGCGGACTCGTGCGCTGCCGCGAAGGACCTCATCCTCCTCGCGAAAGACCACCTGCAAAGCCTGCAGGCGGCCTTCCGCCGCATCGCCAGCGCCGCCGACCACGCCGCCGGCAGCATCGCCACCCACCGCCTCCCGCGGAAACATTTGAAGAAAGCGATACTGAAAAGGCTCGATTCCCTCAAGGGAATGGAGCGCGGTACCTTCTCCTCCTCAGCCTCGGCCGCGGCCGAGGAGGAAAAGGAGAATCAGCAGAGCCTGACTGCAGTAGTCAGGCTCTTGGCAGAAGTGagggcgacgacgacggcgatgGTGCGGTCGCTGATGACGCTGATAGCGATCCCGCATCCGGGTCGGAAGGCAGAGTCGGGTCGGAGGGACCCAATATTCCGGATCAAGCTGACCCGGGTGGACAGTTTAAGCGTGTGGGAGAAGGGTGACGTGTCGGATGTCCGTACGATGATGAAGAGGCtggaggaggtggaggtggtggtggatgACATGGCGGCTGAGCTGGACGACATGTTTAGAAGGCTGATTAGGACGAGAGCATCGCTTCTAAACATAATCACCGCTTAA